caaaattattattttggtaattcatttgttgGACTTTTATATTTATTCTAAGATATAACTAAGGTAAATTTTGCATATTttcacaaatttatttagtatttttaagctaaattgcatataattacaatattagtcctttttaagatttaattgtgttttatattcataaagttaagtcctgtatttttaaattgttaattatatgctataaatcatgttagtgctttcaatttattttcagaattaatttactatttgtataattttaaaagggaaaattggctatttaaataatagcccaattacatttcaattttagcctaagtCTGATcccaaattaaacccaatttcccTGGCCCAATTTCCAttcaaacccgacccctaacccaattaaacgACCCAACCCGGATTCCCTACCTACCCtctttaatccaggccgttgatcattcagatcaacggccaatattcgcccttaccatttttaaccccgaAAGACCCCTAAACCTACCTCATTCTTCACCAAACACcgctcttgaatccctcttctctcaactctctctgaaacctcacatgaaccctagccgcctccatCTAATCCCACCCTAATCTACCACAatccctgcctaatccatggcctcccatGGCTACTAGAGATGCGTATTggcctcctatggctcctgggtgtttgtttctgTGGTTTCATGGCCAGTCCTCGAAGGAATCCGGTCCAGTCCTTGCCCAACCTTCATCTCTGGTccttctccggccagccatggccgttcaagtcaaatccttgactttcttggttagatcggtaactttcaaggcctttctcaccttttctgggttttaTGAAACCCTAATCTTCGATATCTTTcaatttctttcagatctaccttgGATCTGTACTTACTATAAatttcttaagtgttttctcgaaagttcttcaacttttctttcaaaacgactcttcattttttcgacgattagggttttcctttaagtttttcaaaagatttcttctctaattttaatgttgtttgtgatttttcTATGTTTAAAACGACTTtctcatgttgttcttctatctatTTAAGCATGTTAAAAAACCATAGTTCCTTTTAgtcttatccgagttctgaaactgtttgattaaatgtgtacttgttctTTATTGCTGACTCTCTTTTGCTTGTTTGacttgtttgattttgagttcttatcatctctAAAACTCAACTATtgtcgaaaccctaatttcttaaaagtttTTCCTCACTTgatactgtgagacctttacttgtttctgattcTCTTTACTTGTTGCTATGTTttcttcactgttgattctatgtgactatTTGACATACGTGACTActgtgctccaaatatttttcTTACTGCTGAATCCTAGCTTACCCTATTGCTACTGTATGCTTGTGTTATCTCTTTTGCCAATTTgattggcctcgcatgtctgatgcttctgttcactctatttatatactgaagtgcagaatcatgtttcttccttgattgatcttgatcttgtgactgattgcaaaaacttttcttttatgaaccctaatttcactcacttgattaaattaattgattcctttcctttactctgatgttttaccttgctaaatcctttcccaaaataagcctattttgtacttagacttgattatttacttcatgcttttactgccccttatatggcaataatcagtctgtccctaaactgatttctttccttaattaaaccttcTACTATCCGTTAAATGGTGATTCCTTACTTAAAGGGAaccacttgtgttaattgattctgattatgattatttccatgtttgtctTTAAGGCTTTATTTcttcttcactcgttttcaaaactataaatacccacccctcttctttcaaagacacgaacaattgagttcaagaacacacacacttacactcaaaactttctcttttttccctacttttcctttctgcactttgcttctcaactggtatgtcctagttaattttagcttcaacaacaacaagttTTTTTAGCTGTTTCAGTTTCTTTCCTTCTTGCCTACTTCTGCTTATGTTTATGTAGTCaaattacattactagcatgttgTAATAtgttcccccccccccttttaaATTACTATTTCCCTATGTATATACTCTGTCAGTAacttgttatgtgatttgctgacttatgaatcccaaacctcCATATCTCCTCTATGTATTTTGTGTTCTCTAGCTGGTTTGTGGGCTTGTCAGCATCAGATATtattgtgcatgacccaaacctaaccctttctggggtcatatgcttcatacaATGTATTCCCAAAATCCCTTGACCCCTTTGTGTTACTACTGATtttgtgtagtttgagttttgctactactgttttcaaatcacccttaccATTTACTATTTTCAACCACGTTTTAAATAAGTCTCTAtattctgcacttccactatattcttagaacctaggttctacccctcttgtgtgagccttgccttggaacCCTTGAGCTcactctgaacttggacacataagggttggccATTCCACACTACACTCATGTCTATttggttatgcaaacctgggtgtaagcactgcccggggtcccttgagacccttagggaactttgacacacccaggtatgagaaGGGCTTTGAACATCATTGGCATTTGAGgtagtttattccataactcagagaggaagtcaagaatcaagctTCATATGGTTGTAACTCCTTATTTTGTACTTTTCAGATGTAATTCGCcatttttggtctgtaataatttgtaacaaatattgggggctggctagtgaaaagggatggggtgattatgcatgctttagctattagaagggtagataacatgcctataggatttgtttaataaattttacatgttttacttccacacttagacaccatgcctataggaaatataAATGGCTATAATTAGACATCATGTCTATAAgattaaaatcaatatttttatagaaatcatgcatataggagtTTCGCTATGATCAAATAAATCCTGCCTGCTTCATTTCACgttcaattagataccatgcctataggacccaaATCAGCCTTTAATATTAGATACCACGCCTATAGAACCAGAGTCAACCTTTAATATTTAGATACTGTACttgtaggaattaaaatcagcgacaatagagatcatgtctataggatctgaaaccagtttagttaaaaaatcagtttgactcgtacTGTTCTGAATCAGTATAAACAACCTACTCTTTTCattaatacggtttagaaagcatgcctataggatccaaatcacCTGTTTAAAAAATTAACCACTGCTCTGCTGCCTTCTTAATCAGTAATAGACATCATGCTTATAGAACATCACCAATACACACTTAgtcaagccttaggtaataatgataaaactgaatccgcctttgtttaattggcaactgctacaaccagcaggcatgtctgattcagacttcttatctgagttatgtaataaattggtccgcttcaacaattaaaacaccctgccttagtactttaaattatgaccctaactgtgtttaagtcatgctatttatgtgtaatgtctgcggaggtatatatgagcctcttatttgtttatatgtttcccttaatatgcagtcctacgtgttttgtatgtcgccttagccttttacctttaaaacctaagagtcagcctaaaatcctccctcttataggaataatagtcctaaattcctccgggactgataggaacgggacgggtaatagcatgcaatagaggtcgagaccaattcGCGCTTTagtaccttaacggggtgggaagggtagatatagatatgatgaccggtgcgttaataccacgtgcatcccctcttctgaggagtatCATACCGGGTAtccattgatgtgatccatattataaataaacctaggaccccctgtTTCCCTTTacattctcaagtatttgtaaaaTGTAACTCCTTTTTCAAATTCGCTTTTTAACAATTGTTTTCGAagtcttatgtgtttaaacttaaatcccctactacttgagcctatacttgtctgtttgctaattgtacaaaattcacaaaactgtctggccgggaaccacactagtggatcctgaggggtgcctaacaccttccccttaggataatttcaagcccttaccctacctctggttatcaaacaaacttagaaatgaaccctataggtgtcctaatgcaccttaaattattaggtgacgactcttcaaatgcaaacccagttcccaaaaggaatgagtagTCCTACCCCAAAAAAATATCATAAACTCGATTTTCcgatgcaaagagggaaaaagggggcgtgacacataccatcgtgcattttgattcggattgtaccttttccaataactttgtAAGGCAacattgttgcccatcaagacaactccgCCTCTAATAGCTTCATATGTAGTAAATAAATCCCGAtcgggacacatatgataagaacaacccgaatctaaaatccactcattgttagatttgaaactattattagttgctaaaaaaataatTCCCTCAGTCTTATCGgcagctacacttgcttcggcagtgtcaatatctttgtgctcatttttcttttctgtatgcttttctttgtttttcaacttaaagcattcagaaataatgtgGCCTTTCTTATAACAGtatttgcacatgacatttctatatctggattttgaccttgatttatGTCTGTTACTACTTaaatctttcttattggatctacctcttacAAACAAGCCTTCCCCTTGGTTCCTACTCATTTCcccagtaatatctctatctatttgttcttttgatttcaaaatagatttgatatctttataagagatattatcctttccatagagcatagtatctcttatatgcttaaacgACTGGGGTAAAGAAACAAGCAATAAtacggcttgatcctcatctttgatttcagcatctatgttacttaaatccataagaagagaatcaaaagtatcaagaggtgtaagtatagaggtaccttcagctatacgaaaagtgtagagtttttTCTTCAGGTAAAGCCTATtttctactgttcttttcatatatagggttttcagcttttcccatatgcctttggctgagctttctgtagcaacttcacgcaaaacctcatttgagagttTAAAATGATACCTGTTTTTGCCTTTTGTCAATGAcggcaaactcctcgtccgtcattttttccggtttcttcttcttttcttgtagTGCCAAATCTatgccatcctgaattaggatagatTCCATCTTTAATTGTCACATTTCAAAGTTTGTActtggtcaaatttctcaacataagtctttattagagtcattttggctatttaaactaacccggttagatccggctctgatactaatttgttaggatcgggaacctgAGTAGTGCTGAATTTAGTCAAACaacgttataatgacaataacaaagacaatagaagttgataataacggtaATTAAAGCAGATAAAGAAGatacaaatttaacgtggttcggtcaaggagacctacgtccacaagcggacagaagcaattttactataccaacaagagtacaaaattagagtaaatactctaattagtccCAAATAACCCCGAAAGAATAACCTCataagatcactccaaagaaaaggttcacacaagtgtttcccaacactcaactctcttacaaaatactcttaataaataaaggaggagaaagaaagacaagagtgaaaagttGTAGAATTTGGTGTGTCTTCAActgaggagaaactcctctatttataggtaAGAAAGCCTTGGGCTCAAAGAATGCTACAGTAGAATTTTAATCTCCCACCACACAATGACAAAACTTGGTCCCCAAGTTGAATTTGCGAGCAAGTGAATTTGGCATGTGCCAATATCTATCACATGGTGGACCCCTCAAGAAGCCAAAAGGTTAgtcatattacaaatctccaaaATTAAACCACCATATTatatgacttaaaatgggttagAGATAAAGGGTGTTGCTTTTCACTCGACGTGGCTATCATTATTCTtaccaacaacaataacaatattatACCCGGTGTAATCCCACCAAATAAGGTCTTGGGGTAGAATGCATGCAGACCTTATCCCACCTTTGTGACTGTTAATATTCTTACCACTTGATAGAAATAATGACAATTTTCAGATTTAATATTATACCATATTACCATTGGAAAAGTCTTCATACATTAGGAAAATGTgagaataaaattttgatattttagtGGAATAATTGTTGGCTAGATGCATTCCCAAAGACATGTAACTTGATATTATATTAACTATTATTCTATATTGTTTGtagaaatttcttttaaatatgGAAAAAGTGAGAATATTTTGAACTAATCCAAATTTcttttttgaattaaaattggATAGAGAAATAATAAACATGCGAAATTTCACTTTCCCAATTCTAAAGATACACatctgtatgggtcaaaatctgaccatagTGATCGACCAAGCTGGGACCTCGTCCAGATGGCGAAATAATGAAAAGCATCACGATCAATACCAATCAAATCATAGAGAGTGTGTGACAAGTAAAGGCGGTATTCGAATAACGCCGAAGGAGGCCGTCATACGAAAGCACATTGGTCGAAGAACACAGTAAGACTCCAAGAACTATATATAGAAGGGGATTCTCGGAAAAAGGGGGACTTCTCATCCCTACTCTTTCTCCTACAATCTCTTCCGGTGAAGGATgtaaattatttcttttttctaaCCAAAAAATAAGATTGTAACATTAATGAGTCAAGAATGTTTCTGCTTTCCAATCATGATCTCTATATACTTTTAGATCTGAAGTTGATTATGCTTAACTAAGATTTATCCTTCTTCTCATTATTAATTGATTTAATCATAAGGTtcaacactttttggtcaaacaacaTCCATTTGAGAATATTGAATCATAAAATttcattaaaatttaaaaaaaatgagagattTTTCTACGAATTCATGTCTAGTAAAATATCACGTTATAACCAAAAGatgtttttataacataaaaaaattggataattttgctGCCATGGAGGTAAAAATTGATTTTACATGGatatttaaagtatttttttttttttttgaattctttgcATTTTGTATCTACTGCGTGTACTTTATTATGATTTGCACGATATATCAGATCAGCGGCTTCTCGAGCTTCACTTCCACGTGGCAATTTCAAATTTTGAATATACCCGCCAGTATAAAAGCCCCAAATTCAACTTAGCAGCAGTCATTTGCATTTCAGAGAGAAACTTcgagaagagaagaagaagagattgaGATCGAGATCGACGAGGAAGTCATCGGCGGGAAGTCCTGTCCAGTCGATGAGTGAGTCTCCGAAGCCATTCGAGTTCAATTTCAATATGTTCAACGCTACGCCGACATCGTCATcgtcaaagaagaagaagaagaggacaaCTGGAAAGAAGAGCTTCAATATTTCAAGTCCGGAGCAGGTGAAGCCTGCCGGTGGTTCCCCTGTGTCGGTCACAAATCTGAAGACGATTGCGGATCTGAAGGAATTCGCATCGTCTCGATTGGACTCTATTAAGCGCCAGGTTGAGCGATCGCATATGGAGATTCTTAAGGATCTCGAGGCTTCTCAGTCTCGCCTTCAGAAACGTCTCaaggtctctctctctctctctctctctctctctctctctctctctctctctctctctctctctgtatgtgtgtgtgtgtgtgttttacaCACTTAACCATAGATCATGATTCATGAAGATGACTTTATATTCGTGATTTTCTGTGTTTCATCTTTCTACTTTAGAGCATAAGCTCTTGCCATTTGCTAGTGCTTAGGTCAGTGGTGGAGTTAGCCCTTATGCATACGtaaatatgtatgtgtgtgtgtgtatttatgTGTGATATGTGGTGATTTCCAGCAAAATTTCTCAATTCGGTGATCTGTCAGCTGCTTCCGCTTTATTGATCTAGTTTAAGAACTTGCATGAGTTGTACCGGAAACAAATTGTTGTTCTCTCTGTTTTGATGTTGCTTTTGCGTTTTGAGATGCAGCTTCTAAGAAGTTAGGTGTAAGAAACTTAGTGTAATGATCTCAATAAGTTGAATAGTGAATGTTCTAGATCATTCCCGACTATCAAAGTTTAATCATCCGACGGATGGTTACTGTATTCTGATTTACTCAGAATCTTAGATTTGTTATAAGTATTCCTCTCAGAACTGTTTTAGTGCCAGGTAGATAAGCTTTAAGCATAGTAAAGCTGTTCTTTTTGCTAAATATGAATAGGCTCAATGATGGACTGAAATGTGTATACTTTGCATAGGATATCTAGATTTCTTGGCCCTCACAAATATTCAAGCTTAACGCCAAGTTCTGGGAAATTGTCTGTTGACATAGCGATATATAGCACTGAAGTGTTAATTTAGGATCTTCTGAGTGAGATTCCAATGTTAAAATACCAAATCATTTGTCCATTTTGTACGACAATTAGTGCAGTTTTTGTGCTTTGATTTTAAAAATGAACCAGAATATTTTGCTGCACTTTATTGGAAGAGGatatgtttacccttaaaatcagataacaattgaatttatacgcggttctaaggatacgtgatataaattGATACAAGGGAGAGAAATTAGATTAACGTAGAAATAAACTGTAGAAAGATAGATACAACCTTCACAAATTGAGCAAACCTTAGCCTTATGAGATTGATTTCCCTTTAGCCAATGATAATGAGATTATGAAAGACAGAGCAAAAATGAGTTGGAGCCAAAACTAAcagtat
Above is a window of Nicotiana tabacum cultivar K326 chromosome 8, ASM71507v2, whole genome shotgun sequence DNA encoding:
- the LOC107783304 gene encoding uncharacterized protein LOC107783304, producing the protein MSESPKPFEFNFNMFNATPTSSSSKKKKKRTTGKKSFNISSPEQVKPAGGSPVSVTNLKTIADLKEFASSRLDSIKRQVERSHMEILKDLEASQSRLQKRLKIQTQGCHQVADEAEKEYKKMSDRFSEGREAMKASYSTFMADLQASGSRLCKQTIPELSQSVEKAIDALRNRYGIHST